From the Halobellus litoreus genome, the window GGTTGCGGATCCCGCGACGTCGACGGCGGTGCCAGTATCGTCGTAGATGGGGACGTTGAGGACGCTTCCGTGAAGCAGCGCCACGCCCGGCGCGACGCCGATGGCCGTCCCGCTCGCAGCACCACCCGCGACCGTCCCGCTCACGTGGGTCCCGTGACCGTACCAGAGATCGGCGTCGTAGGGCTCCGAGTCGGCGACCCGGAACCCCGCCGCATCGAACTCCGCCCACCCGCCGGGGTAGGTCGGGTCAGTCGGATCGGTCGTGTAGAGGTCGATGTCCGGATGGCTGGCGTCGATACCGGTGTCCAGAACGGCGACGACGACGCCCTCGCCGGTGGTCCCGTACTGGTCCCAGACTGCTGGGGCGTTCACCCGTTCGACGCCCCACGTGGTCTCGGTCGTGGTTCCAATCACCTGCAGGTCGGCGGCGGGCTGAGCCGTGTCGGCGCTCCTCACTGCGTCGACGCTCACCGTCTCGGCCCGGTCGATGGATACTGGTTCGGCTCGGGTGACGCCCCCGCGGTAGATGGCGTAGTTCGGGTGGATTTCACGGACCTCCGGGAGGTTCGCCACCGTCCGGAGCGGAACTCGGCTCGTGTCGACCTCGACCAATACGGCGTTAGTGAGCCAGAACTGGTTCACCACCCTGATTCCGGGACGGTCCTCGGCGAACGCGACGATGGGTTCCTGTGTCTCCTCGGCGTGTGCCTGGAGCAGTTCGATCACTTCCTCACGGTCCGCTCCGGACGGGATGTCCGCCTCCTGTAGCCGGACGATCACCTCGACCGATCCCTGGTCTCCGGACAGCGTCGGGTGGATCGTCGCGATCCCGTCGCCGGGACCCGCACCGCCGCCGGGGACGGACGTGGCCCCGGCACCGATGGTCACTGCGCCCGATGAGAGTATCAGGAGCAGACTCATCACCACCACTGCGAATCGAGGTCTCACGTTCTCCACAACGAGGGGAATAGACAACGTGAGACAGCATAAACATATCTAATATTATACATATTCTCAGTTACGTGACTGTCACGTCGGCCGCAAGTCACTATTCCCCGACGAAAGCGGTCCTGAGGATGGGTCTACGCGGACGACTCGGGCGACTGCTCCCGTGAACCGACGCTTCCGAGATCCCCTGTTTCTCCGGCGGCGATGGGGCCGGTCCGGCAGGCGCTCCCGGATGCGTCGGTTCGAAGAACGCAGGCCAGGTGTGGTGGGAGGGGACCTCGCCGTCGACGGCGTCAGGCCCCCTTCAACACCCGCGGCACGACCACCAGTTCGACGGCGGCGACGCCGAGCAGCAGCCAGCGGGTCGTCCCCTCGAAGAAGGTGAACGCGACGAACGCGATGATCAGCGCGCTCCCGATACCCATTCCGTTGCGTATCTCCGGGCGTTCGAAGGGGGAACTCATACCGGAACCAGGGCGCCGAGCGCGGAAAATCGTTGCCCCCGGCGTCGACCGTGGTGCGAGGTTCGTCCCCGCGTCGTCTCTGCTACGCGTCGTCTGAGGCCCTGCGAACCGTCGGCGTCTCGTCGAGCGGTCCCTCGATCGCGAACACGCCGACCGTTCCGATGGCCACCGTGGAATCGGAATCTGCCCCTTCGTCGCCACCGACGGACTCCGGCCGGTCGACGCCTCCGACCAAGTTCGTCGAGGCGATTGCGGCCGGCAGGTCCACGAGGAGCGGTTCGGCCTCGAAGTTGAGGACGACCAGCACTCGTTCGGGGTCGGCGTCCCCGACCTCGGTCGCGTCCCGGACGAAGAGCGTCGCGGCCGCGTCGGTCGGGCGGTCCAGCGGTTCGAGCGCGGCGTCGGTATGCAGCGCGTCGAGGTCGTGGTAGCGATCGATCAGGCCCTCGTAGAACGCCAGGTGGGCCGCGTCGTATTCCGTCCAGTTCATCAACGCCCGCTGCCGGCCGCCGGGGCGGACGTCGGCGTCCGGGTCGATGTCGCCGTTCGATTTCAGCCCCCGATCGTCGGCGTCGCCCGTCGCGTCGACGCGTCCCGTGCCGTACCGGCTGATTCCCCGCTCCGCGCCGTAGTAGACGGTCGGGATCCCCGGAAGCGTCACCGCGGCGGCGAAGCACGCCCGTTGGAGCGCCGCGGCCCGTTCCCACTCCGCGTCGGCGACGTCGTCGTGGTCGGGATCCGACAGATCGACCGCCGCGGCGTTGAGCAAACGGTGCTCGTCGTGGTTCTCGACGCTGTTGAGCAGCAGCGAGTAGTCCGGGTGTCCCTGCTCTCGACGTTCGAGGACCGCCTCGACGAGGTCCTGCGGGTGCGGACGGTCGGCTGAATCGAGGTGTGAGTCGCGGGCGGCCTCGAACGCGGTCTCGGCGGTGGCATCGGGAGATCGAGCCGACGCGGCGGACGCCGATTCGGCCACACGAGGCGAGAGCGACCGAGCGAGGTCCCCTGCGGCGTTCGTGAACCCGGTCGTATCGAAGTGGGCGTCGAACTCCGACTCCGAGAAGGCCGGATCGTTCGGAATCGCCTCGTCGAGCAGGAGGAACTCGCCGTCGTTCGCCTTGACCAGTTCCCTGAGCTCTTTCCAGAAACTGTGTTGGACGCCGAAGGCGATGTCGCACCGGAAGCCGTCGACGCCGACCTCGCGCGACCAGAAGTCAGCGACCGTGAGGACGTACTCCCGCACTGTGACGTTCTCGTAGTTCCAGTTGGGCATCCAGCGGCTGCCGGCGAAGCCGGTGGAGCGGGGGGCCGCTTCGCGGACCCGGCCGTCGCGTGCGAACCGCGGGACTGCCGCGCGGTCCCACCAGTCGAACGTCCGGGCGTCCTCGTCCCACCGCAGGATCCGAAACCGATCGAGGTCGCCGTCGGACGGACTCCCCCCCGTCGACCACGCGACCGGCGCCGTGAACGCGTCGAATTCCACTCCAGCGTGGCTGACGACGAGGTCGAAGACGACCCTGATCCCGCGCTCGTGGCAGGCGTCGACGAACGCACCGAATGCCTCGACGGGGTCCGTCCCCGGCGGCACGAGGTCGGGCGCGATCCCGAAGTAATCGCTCGTGCCGTAGCCGTGGGGGCCGCCGTGCGGGTACTTCTGCCCGGGGCTCGCCGCCGGGACGACCGGCGTGAGCCACACGACGTCGACGCCGAGGGCCGAGAGATACTCGACGCCTCGGGCGCCGGTCGCCGCGTCGCCCGCGATCAGGGTCTCGAAAGTCGTTTTCCCCCGTTTCCCCGCCCACGAACGCGGAAATATCTGATACAGAACGGCGTCCCGTAGCCACGCCGGCGGGCGGTTCGGCAGCGCGACGGCTCCCTCCGGCGACAGTTCGATCACGTCCTGGGCGCTCGCGGAACGGCCGTCGTACGCCGCCGCGTGGACGCGACCCCGTTCCCCGTCGAGCGCGCCGACCGGGACCGTCGCTGACAGGCCGTCGGCCGCGACCTCGATCGCCCCGGTCGGGAGCGCGTCGCGATCGTCGGCCACGAAGGCCGTTTCGAGCGTCCCTCGTGTCGCGTCGCTTCGCGGGGCGAGCGCGGCGTTGGACTCAATCCGGAACCGACCCGTCGCGGGATCGAACGCGCCGTCGAGTTCGAGTCGGGGCCGCGACGCCTTCGCCTCCCGTTCGGGAAACGCGTGGACGGTCAGTTCGTGCCGCCCGTCGGGGGCGTCGAGCGCGAGCGCGTATCGCCCGGGCGCGTCCGCCTCGAACTCGGCCACGTGATCGAGACCGGCGTCGTGCCTGGGGACCTCCGTCGTCGACGTGGCGAAGGAGAGCACGTC encodes:
- a CDS encoding alpha-amylase family glycosyl hydrolase, giving the protein MTAEFDPQTPVDSHHPGPPRFVHVDEPIRDPIFVLGADTTGLGVNAAVDPRDRDGLAPRIPELRRTPEPFDADAFEWTVVSAPADSHGDVLSFATSTTEVPRHDAGLDHVAEFEADAPGRYALALDAPDGRHELTVHAFPEREAKASRPRLELDGAFDPATGRFRIESNAALAPRSDATRGTLETAFVADDRDALPTGAIEVAADGLSATVPVGALDGERGRVHAAAYDGRSASAQDVIELSPEGAVALPNRPPAWLRDAVLYQIFPRSWAGKRGKTTFETLIAGDAATGARGVEYLSALGVDVVWLTPVVPAASPGQKYPHGGPHGYGTSDYFGIAPDLVPPGTDPVEAFGAFVDACHERGIRVVFDLVVSHAGVEFDAFTAPVAWSTGGSPSDGDLDRFRILRWDEDARTFDWWDRAAVPRFARDGRVREAAPRSTGFAGSRWMPNWNYENVTVREYVLTVADFWSREVGVDGFRCDIAFGVQHSFWKELRELVKANDGEFLLLDEAIPNDPAFSESEFDAHFDTTGFTNAAGDLARSLSPRVAESASAASARSPDATAETAFEAARDSHLDSADRPHPQDLVEAVLERREQGHPDYSLLLNSVENHDEHRLLNAAAVDLSDPDHDDVADAEWERAAALQRACFAAAVTLPGIPTVYYGAERGISRYGTGRVDATGDADDRGLKSNGDIDPDADVRPGGRQRALMNWTEYDAAHLAFYEGLIDRYHDLDALHTDAALEPLDRPTDAAATLFVRDATEVGDADPERVLVVLNFEAEPLLVDLPAAIASTNLVGGVDRPESVGGDEGADSDSTVAIGTVGVFAIEGPLDETPTVRRASDDA